CGGCGGAGGTCTCGAGTTCGAATCTCGACGAGCCCATCATTAACGACTTCTTTTGGCGTTAAAACGAGACAATCGCGGCCCATCCCTGTTCTGGCGTTATTCACAAGCGCATCTATCAAACGGGATGCGTTGTTCGTGTTGTTCCTCAACCATTCTAACGTTTCAGGCGACAACGTGAGATGCATTTGACTCCTTAATCTCTTTGCATGTACCTTATATTGCCTATGGAGGGCGGGATTAAGATAGGGTGGCAATTAAGGCATAGATATATATATTATAATGACACGGGCCACGATTGGTGTGAGAGATGGTCGATGGTGAAATGTCTTCAGGGATAAGAGAATTGATAGTTGAAGAAATAACAAGGGCAGTGCTTGAGAGATTACCAGCTGAAGGATTAGAAAGACTAGCTGGAGAATTCGAACTCTTTGAATATAATTGTACGGGAAGCGGATTCACCTGCGGGCAGAGATATGTATGTAACGCAAAAGGGCATTCATGCAAAGGAGTATTTGATTGCATGCAGAGTTTCGTTTGGAGGAAGTAGGACCTTGATTGCTCGATAACAAGATCAAATCATATCATATGGCGAAAAATCTGAATCAGTAAATGATCTGTCTCAGGAAATCCATGAAAAGATCGTGAGACGTTTAGCCTAAAGCAAGAAAGCGGATAACCACACTACTACCACTGTGAAGTCAAGGATACACATATGGAACCGATTATAGGTGTATTAAAGGTGAACACTCTTGTGCTAATCATTTTATAGTGAGGCACTTTTGTAGTAAGGTGTTGCATAAGCACTGGAGATAAAATGGAGGATAAATTTAGTGATCTGGTACAGCAAAATCTATTTTCCGAATCACCAGATATTCCATATTTAAAGAGTATAATAGAATCCAATTTAGAATTAAATTCGGAAGATACAAATGAACTTATCTATAGTATTACATTAAAATTAAATTCATCTCTCTTTCCACCCGTAACTGGCATAGAATTAATTTTAACAGAAGGATGCAATCTTGCGTGTTCTTATTGCTTTGAGAAGGATATGGCAGGACATAGTAAAATGCCAAGAAATATCGCTGCTAAAGCGATAGATTTATTGATCGATTATTCGAATGATTGTTCAGAATTGCATATAACTTACTTTGGTGGAGAGCCTCTACTTAATTACTCTGTTATGCGATATATTACAGAATACGCCCAAGAGCAATCATCATTACGAAATAAATCAATCAATTTCAATATGACTACCAATGGCACATTATTAAACCGCTCAATTGTCGAATATTTATCCAGCAACAAAATAAAAGTATTAGTGAGCGTTGATGGACTTAGAAGGACGCACGATAAACATCGAAAAGATAAAAATGGCAATGGGACATTTGATCGTGTCTATAAAAACCTTAAACTGCTAAAAGAAAAGCAGCCGTGGATTGGCATTAAGATGACCATTATGCCTATTGAATGCAAATATCTATTCGATGATGTCATAAATTTATATAATATGGGTGTAAACCAGTTTCTTATTGGTCCGGCAACTGGAGTAAGTTGGTCAGCTCAGACCATAAACACCTATTTATCACAATTAGAAAAGCTTTATGAGTGGTATTTCAGTTATCCTCGATCAGATTTAAGAATCAATGAGTTCGACGAAATAGAGAATAAGCCTTTCTTTGGGTGTCATGCAGGTAGAACAAATATTGCAGTAGGCATAGATGGACAAATTTCACCATGTTCAAAGATACTAGCCATAAATAATACCAATCTTTTATCCAAATTAGGGAATGTCTACCTCGGTTTAACAAATTTTAAAAACCGATTGAGATTAAATGAATGTTCGGAACTTCATGTAGAATGCGAGCGCATGGGCATATCAGAAGAATATCGAGGGGGCTGTTATGCAAGTAATTATTATGAAACTGGAAGTCTATTTATTCCCAGTATGAAGGATCATAACTTCGATAAAGCACGACACTCACTTTCAGAAAAATTTCAACAATTAAAAAGAATTACTAATTGATATAGCAAAATATCAGTGGGGGTGGGAAGTTATATGGATTCGGATGTAGAAGAAATCAGCGAGAATTTGGAGGTACTTATTGAGGAAATTACTCAAGAAGTCCTCGAACAAACATCTGCTTGCAGAAGCGATATAATTTAGCAAGAAAATGCCCAAATAACCAAAATTACAGACATCTCGGTGATTATACATGTCCCAAGGGCAAGACGTACGAATGCTAGGTAAAAAAAACATGCCTGCCTAGGAATGTTTGTTTGTGCCAGCGTACATAGTTGAAGACGGTAGTTGCAGCATCGGTGAGATGATTATACGCCTCGATGATATCCTTCCGTCTCCGGGACTGTCCTGTCCTTCCCTGACTTCTTGATTTGTATCTTCCGTCTCCAGCTCTCCAGCCTCCGAATGTGATCCCGGAGTAACTACTTCTTTTCTCCTCACGAAACACCCGAGATAGGATCGCAGTCTGCCTCCCCTGTGGCGGCCACTACCTCTTCCACACACTCCGCCGGGATGCCGTAGAGGGCTGAGGTCTCCTCGACGATCTGTCGGCGGGGGATACCGTCGCGGAGCATGGCGGCAACGGTTCGCTTGAGGTCGTGCGTGATCTCCTCACCTTCATACGTTCCGTTCACGCGGGCGTATTTGAGCGTGCTCATACTCGCGCCCCTCCCGCCGGGTGAGTTCCCCGGCCAGGGCATCGCGGTGGTGGAGATATCCGACAGGACGGTTCGTGGGCTCGAAGGTGCCAGGGTCGCGAAAGAGGATCTGCTCATGGTGGAGAACAGGCGAGCGTGTCGTGGCTGAGTCTGGAAAGGGGCTGCTAAATGCGAACCGTGCGCGGTTGAAAGCGAGCGGGATGCGAAGACCGCAACCGCTGACTCCCAACGAAATGTTGGGGCAGGAATTTATTCCGCCTGCAGGATCCCGATGATCCGATCGATGACCGATGTGACGGTCTGGTCGTTGAGACGGCCGGCTCGATAAAGAATCAGATCGACGCTGGCAGAAAAGAGCCGGTTTGGCCGGATGTTGCTCGGTTTGTGGAGCGTACCCTCTGCAAAATTCACGTCGGTGATACCAACGGCATAACGATCCCGGATCTGCTGGCTCGTGATCTGGCAGAGGATGACATCGTCCCCACCGGGCGCCGCAACGACAAGAGCCGGGCGCCGTTTCACGGTTGAGAGATCGGAGAAGGGAAACGGTACAACGACAACATCGCCCTTCACAAATCGCTCCACGCCTCTTCCTCCTCGGGCCGGAGCCAGTCTTTCCGGAGCACAGGCTCGCTCGCGAGGGCGGTGTCCGGGGCAGCCTTCCGGCGCCGGGACTTGAGGAACCGGATGAAATCGAGCACCTCACCGTACGTCCGGGGCGGAAGGTCGCTCAACTCACTGATGATCTCCTCTTTTACGTGCGTCATGACACCTTCACCTCTGCGGTATAAGATCCTCTGGTGCTTCAATCTACATATCTCTGTCTGAAGAGGAGTTGTTACCAGGGCGAGCTAGCCCCGGCACTGAGAAAAGGTGCGGGTTGCGACTCGCGACAGTTCATCAGAACCGGAGCGGGAGAAGACCGAAGATCTTCGAGCGAGGATTTTGAGGCACGGTTACGGGCGCTGGGGGGCCGATGGGGTCGCCGGCAGCGTGGTGGCGGTGCTGGTGAAGGTGCTCGGTGGGGGATAAGGCAGTGTAAGAGGGCTCCCAATGCCCGACCAGAACCACCACCCCACCCTCCCCGAACGCCCACACACCCAATTGACACCCCAGGCAAATCAAGAGGTTCCCGTGAACATTTCAAAACCCCTTTCACGCTGCACGCAAGAATCCTGTACACGTACCATGAACGATGGAACGACACCCTATTCAGACCGGGAGATCATCAACAGGTGGGCGGTTGCAGAGATCGATGCCGGCATCTCCCGTATCCTCTCCGCGAAGGGATTGATACGCCCGGACGCGGAGAGGTGCATCGGTTTCTTCTACGTGGATCACGAGGAGGGCATCACCTTTCGTATCCATTCCCTCTGCCGGACCGGGGCCGGAAGGCCGGAGATCGTCGCGAACTTCGAGAAC
The genomic region above belongs to Methanoculleus oceani and contains:
- a CDS encoding radical SAM protein, whose amino-acid sequence is MEDKFSDLVQQNLFSESPDIPYLKSIIESNLELNSEDTNELIYSITLKLNSSLFPPVTGIELILTEGCNLACSYCFEKDMAGHSKMPRNIAAKAIDLLIDYSNDCSELHITYFGGEPLLNYSVMRYITEYAQEQSSLRNKSINFNMTTNGTLLNRSIVEYLSSNKIKVLVSVDGLRRTHDKHRKDKNGNGTFDRVYKNLKLLKEKQPWIGIKMTIMPIECKYLFDDVINLYNMGVNQFLIGPATGVSWSAQTINTYLSQLEKLYEWYFSYPRSDLRINEFDEIENKPFFGCHAGRTNIAVGIDGQISPCSKILAINNTNLLSKLGNVYLGLTNFKNRLRLNECSELHVECERMGISEEYRGGCYASNYYETGSLFIPSMKDHNFDKARHSLSEKFQQLKRITN
- a CDS encoding type II toxin-antitoxin system PemK/MazF family toxin: MERFVKGDVVVVPFPFSDLSTVKRRPALVVAAPGGDDVILCQITSQQIRDRYAVGITDVNFAEGTLHKPSNIRPNRLFSASVDLILYRAGRLNDQTVTSVIDRIIGILQAE